The proteins below come from a single Papaver somniferum cultivar HN1 chromosome 11, ASM357369v1, whole genome shotgun sequence genomic window:
- the LOC113322797 gene encoding protein TONNEAU 1b-like: MDDYTREMMDLKTLVTRTLEKKGVLAKIRAELRASVFEAIEEEDRVIENEDAVPPALLGSCNDRAKQLHASPSGRILTALVCEYLDWAQLNHTLKVYQPECNMQKDSWKAELREFSSKNDYDLNRNGDNCPLLLDVLEGFLKYENLTQKSNGRSESVSNSERNTRRPLSSSVAGGLPPLGRAVPASQAHDRRIGSSTHGYRKEEYNWRYDTDEFSDDVLQASNALENIQLDRKARNLTTSWRHAGDGGSEDDSNVDHI, encoded by the exons ATGGATGATTACACTAGAGAAATGATGGATCTAAAGACTCTTGTTACTCGTACTCTTGAAAAGAAAGGTGTTCTCGCTAAAATCAGA GCCGAGCTTAGAGCAAGTGTATTCGAAGCGATTGAGGAGGAAGATCGTGTAATAGAAAATGAAGATGCTGTTCCTCCTGCATTACTTGGCAGTTGTAATGACCGTGCGAAACAGCTTCATGCTTCTCCTTCAG GAAGGATACTAACAGCACTAGTATGTGAATATTTGGACTGGGCACAACTGAACCACACTCTAAAAGTCTATCAGCCTGAGTGTAATATG CAAAAGGATTCCTGGAAAGCTGAATTGAGGGAGTTTAGCAGCAAAAATGACTATGATTTGAACAGAAATGGGGATAATTGTCCTTTGCTTTTGGATGTCCTTGAAGGATTTTTGAAATATGAG AACCTAACTCAAAAAAGCAATGGAAGGAGCGAGTCTGTTTCCAATTCAGAAAGAAACACCCGTAGACCGTTGTCATCATCTGTTGCTGGGGGCTTGCCTCCTCTAGGAAG GGCGGTCCCTGCTTCCCAAGCACATG ATCGAAGGATAGGCTCCTCCACGCATGGTTATAGGAAGGAAGAATATAACTGGAGATACGATACTGATGAGTTTTCCGATGACGTTCTTCAAGCCTCAAATGCTTTGGAAAACATCCAGTTGGATCGGAAAGCACGTAATCTGACAACGTCTTGGAG GCATGCCGGAGATGGAGGATCTGAGGATGATAGCAATGTAgatcacatttga